Within the Candidatus Ruthia endofausta genome, the region TTACCTTTAAATAAGGTCATAAAACATTGGATATTGCGCGGACATTTCTTTTAGAAGCCTAGAATATTATAATATAACGCTTTAATAAAAGAGTTGCAAAGTATTTTTAAGTACTATATCATTCTCCTCGTCAAGGCTTAATGCCTTGTTGAGGGATTTATTTTTTTATGTAAAAAGGGGAGAAACATGAAGAAAACCATTTCTTCTATCTCAGTAGTCGTGACGTTGGCAATATTATTTATGATGCCAACACAAGTGGGTGCTAAAGAGATGACGGGTGAAGAGGTAACTTTCAGTCGAAAGTTTGGCAATTGTCTATCATGCCATATGATTCCAGGCGGTAGTTTACCAGGAACGATTGGACCACCACTACTTGCAATGAAAGCAAGATTTCCAAATAAGGCTGATTTAAGAAAGCAAATTTGGGATGCGACTATTAAAAATCCAGATTCAATTATGCCTCCATTTGGTAAGCAGCAAGTGTTAAGCGAGAAGCAAATTGATCAAATTACAGATTTCATTTATTCAAAATAAGGAGAGCAGGATGAAAAAAAGGTTATTTTTAAAAAGTGCAATGGCAGGTTCTGCAGTTGCCACAGCAGTAGGTGCAGGCTTACTAACACCAAGTATGGCTTTTGCTAATTCTATAAGTTTTAAGGTTAAATCAGATACAGCAACTGCTTCGGTTGCAAGTGCTGCTCAAGGTTCATTTAAATTCAAAGCACCTAAGATTGCTGAGAATGGTGCAGTAGTGCCGATGACAGTGGATGCTTCTAAGATTAAAGGCGTAACAAACATTTCTTTCTATATTAGGAGTAATTCTACCCCTTTAGTAGCTTCATTTAATTTATCTGGTGCTCAGGGTTATGTTTCTACTCGTGTTAAGATGGGTAAGACTTCTCCAGTGATAGCGTTAGTGACAGCAGGCGGTATAACAACTTCTAAAACTCAAGAAGTCAAAGTAACGATTGGCGGCTGTGGCGGTTAATTAACTAATTATATTAAAAGGAGAATATAAAAATGGCAAATATTAAATTAAAGCCCAAGGCTAGAAAAGGTGTTATTGGTATTAAGTGTTTAATTAAGCACCCTATGGAGACAGGCTTACGTAAGAAAAAAGGTAAAATCGTACCAGCTAACTATATTGAAAATATGGTTATATTACACAATGGCAACAAAGTTGTAGACGCTGATATCGGTAGCTCAATTTCTGAAAACCCATATTTTAAGTTTAACGTTCCTGGTAAAAAGGGTGACATAATTGAACTTAAGTATAAAGACAATAAAGGTAAAACAGGTTCTGCGACTATAAAGTCTAAGTAACTGTTTATAATTACTGAGGAGAGATTAATGAAAAAACTAGTAACCATAGTGGCTAATTTAGGCTTGTTGGTTGGTATGGCATCAGCTGATGTTGCATCTGACCAAAAAGCTTTTATTAAGCACTTTAAAACAATTTTTCCGAATGTTGAATTTGCAGACTATACCAATGGTGTATATGCGGTTGATCAAGGTTCAAGAGAACAATTCGAAGAAATCTTAGACGGTATTCCTCCTTATGAGGAAGCGGTAGAGAAAGGTGGCAAGGAGTATTTGAAGTTTGGCCTTAATAAGTGTAGCTCACTTAAAGATCCAGCGGCAGCCCGTGTTAAACACCCATACTTTGATGAAATAACTCAGCAAGTGGTCACACTTGAAAGTGCGATTAAGAAGTGTTACCAACAGCGAACTGGTAAGAAGCTAGGCTCTAAGAAAGGTAAAATTGCTCGTATTAGTGCTTGGATTTCAGATCAAGCAGCTGGACAAAAGATTAACGTAAAAGTTGAGTCTGCTGGCGCTAAGGCGGCTTATGAGGAGGGTAAGGTTTTCTTTTATGCTAAGCGTGGTCAGTTCAACATGTCTTGTGCAGATTGTCATGTGTATAATGCAGGTAAAAAAGCGCGCGCTGATATTTTATCACCTGCGTTAGGTCATACTACTCACCTACCTATGTATCGTGCGAAATGGGCTAGTATGGGTACACTACACCGTCGTTATGGTGGTTGTTTGAAAAACATGCGTGCTAAGCCATTAAAAGCTCAGACAGAAGCGTTTCGCAATATGGAATTCTTTCATCAAGCAATGAGCAATGGTCTTGAAATCACTGCTGATAGATATAGGAAATAGGAGACACTAATGAAAAAAGTATTATTAACAACTTTGACACTATTTGCTTTAACAGTTCAGGCTGATTTCTTGGATGGTTCGCATAACTGGAATAATGGTTCTTCTGATTCATTTAAGTCTGCTATTAAAGCAGCACAGACTGGTTATGAAGCCAATCTTGCTGTAAATATGGCATGGCGTGATACTGGAAAAATGATTAAAAAAGCTAAAAAATTGTATAAAGCAGGTAAAAATGTTGCGGCAATTACTTTGGCGAATAAAGCTCATAAGCAAACAATTAATGCAACAGTGCAAACTGCATTAGCAAAAACGGCTGGACCTAGGTTCTAAGGAAATCTAGTGAATTAGAAAAAATACCCCAACATTAGGGTATTTTTTATCTATTGTTTGTTGATTAAAAAAGCCTGTATTAATTTTTTTTAATCAACAGTAAGAAATTCTCAATAATTTTTACTCTGTCTGATATATTTTTTGAAAACTTTCAGTACTTTTAAAATAAAAAAAAGTTCTTTAGACTTGTAAAATGAATAAGTATTTCATCAAATTTATTTTAATTACTC harbors:
- the soxA gene encoding sulfur oxidation c-type cytochrome SoxA; amino-acid sequence: MKKLVTIVANLGLLVGMASADVASDQKAFIKHFKTIFPNVEFADYTNGVYAVDQGSREQFEEILDGIPPYEEAVEKGGKEYLKFGLNKCSSLKDPAAARVKHPYFDEITQQVVTLESAIKKCYQQRTGKKLGSKKGKIARISAWISDQAAGQKINVKVESAGAKAAYEEGKVFFYAKRGQFNMSCADCHVYNAGKKARADILSPALGHTTHLPMYRAKWASMGTLHRRYGGCLKNMRAKPLKAQTEAFRNMEFFHQAMSNGLEITADRYRK
- the soxZ gene encoding thiosulfate oxidation carrier complex protein SoxZ produces the protein MANIKLKPKARKGVIGIKCLIKHPMETGLRKKKGKIVPANYIENMVILHNGNKVVDADIGSSISENPYFKFNVPGKKGDIIELKYKDNKGKTGSATIKSK
- the soxX gene encoding sulfur oxidation c-type cytochrome SoxX; the protein is MKKTISSISVVVTLAILFMMPTQVGAKEMTGEEVTFSRKFGNCLSCHMIPGGSLPGTIGPPLLAMKARFPNKADLRKQIWDATIKNPDSIMPPFGKQQVLSEKQIDQITDFIYSK
- the soxY gene encoding thiosulfate oxidation carrier protein SoxY, whose translation is MKKRLFLKSAMAGSAVATAVGAGLLTPSMAFANSISFKVKSDTATASVASAAQGSFKFKAPKIAENGAVVPMTVDASKIKGVTNISFYIRSNSTPLVASFNLSGAQGYVSTRVKMGKTSPVIALVTAGGITTSKTQEVKVTIGGCGG